A single region of the Phycisphaerae bacterium RAS1 genome encodes:
- a CDS encoding peptidase PmbA, with the protein MSTELVTRDHFRALADRALEIASADDVAISLSDRGGGTTRFANNQITQNVDTRRQSISIAVAYENRRGSASTTDVSEEGVRDAVERAQQVARVSPPDPEYMPPLPPQTYPVLASLRAETVDAGPPRRLADAREAIIQCQGAGMSAAGIVETGVEAAGVANDKGLFAYEQRSDARFSVTATAEDSTGWVSSASRSVDDLGVADRTRVAIEKAQRSARPVELPAGKYTVILEPAAVAGLVNSLLFSLNAKSYYRGTSAMAGKLGQRIIDARVSFQNRPDHPQLMGDGFNSGGLPTNYHTWIERGVLTRLSYDRFTAKEHGVEPSYSPDAVLMTATPAVASAASGDAAPGAAAAPGAAADRALATVDDLLRGVSRGILVTNFWYIRPVNPADMTLTGMTRDGTFLVENGEITGGVFNFRWHDSPLRVLNAIEAYTQPMDATSQESDKKLLPALRVANFNFSSVTRF; encoded by the coding sequence ATGAGTACTGAACTCGTCACTCGAGACCACTTTCGCGCCCTGGCTGATCGCGCGCTGGAGATCGCCTCGGCCGACGACGTGGCCATCTCCCTCTCCGATCGCGGCGGCGGCACGACGCGCTTCGCCAACAATCAGATCACGCAGAACGTCGACACCCGCCGCCAATCGATCTCGATCGCCGTCGCCTACGAAAACCGCCGCGGCAGCGCCAGCACCACCGATGTCTCTGAGGAAGGCGTGCGCGACGCCGTCGAGCGCGCCCAGCAGGTCGCGCGGGTCAGCCCGCCCGACCCGGAGTACATGCCGCCGCTCCCGCCGCAAACCTATCCGGTGCTCGCATCGCTGCGGGCCGAGACGGTCGACGCCGGCCCGCCGCGGCGGCTGGCCGACGCCCGCGAAGCGATTATTCAGTGCCAGGGCGCGGGCATGTCCGCCGCCGGAATTGTCGAGACCGGCGTCGAAGCCGCCGGCGTCGCCAATGACAAGGGACTCTTCGCGTACGAGCAGCGCAGCGACGCGCGCTTCAGCGTCACCGCGACCGCCGAAGACTCGACCGGCTGGGTCAGCAGCGCCAGCCGCAGCGTCGACGATCTGGGTGTGGCCGATCGAACGCGCGTCGCGATCGAAAAAGCGCAGCGCTCCGCCCGGCCGGTCGAGCTGCCGGCGGGCAAATACACGGTCATCCTCGAGCCGGCCGCGGTGGCGGGCCTGGTGAACAGCCTGCTTTTTTCGCTGAACGCCAAGTCGTATTACCGTGGAACCAGCGCCATGGCCGGCAAGCTCGGCCAGCGGATCATCGACGCGCGCGTCAGCTTCCAGAACCGCCCGGACCATCCGCAGCTCATGGGCGACGGATTCAACTCGGGCGGCCTGCCGACCAACTACCACACGTGGATCGAGCGCGGCGTGCTCACGCGGCTCAGCTACGACCGCTTCACCGCCAAGGAGCACGGCGTCGAGCCGAGCTACTCGCCGGACGCGGTCCTCATGACCGCCACGCCGGCGGTCGCGAGCGCTGCGAGCGGGGATGCCGCGCCCGGCGCTGCGGCAGCGCCCGGCGCCGCGGCTGATCGCGCCCTTGCGACCGTGGACGATCTGCTTCGCGGCGTAAGCCGGGGGATCCTCGTCACGAATTTCTGGTACATCCGCCCGGTGAACCCAGCCGACATGACGCTCACCGGCATGACCCGGGATGGGACGTTTCTGGTTGAGAATGGCGAAATCACCGGCGGGGTATTCAACTTCCGCTGGCACGACAGCCCGCTGCGCGTGCTGAACGCGATCGAGGCCTACACGCAGCCGATGGACGCAACCTCGCAGGAAAGCGACAAGAAGCTGCTCCCGGCCCTGCGCGTCGCGAATTTCAATTTCAGCAGCGTGACGCGCTTCTGA
- the queA gene encoding S-adenosylmethionine:tRNA ribosyltransferase-isomerase — MHLRDLHYDLPPELIAQQPLEPRDASRLLVVHRASGRLEHRRFRDVAEFLRPGDCLVLNNTRVIPARFFARRASGGRVEGLFLRKSEGDGWRALLKPAARIRVGESLVAEGADVRLRVVERHDRGEFALTNDPPADPIALLAEIGRTPLPPYIRRDHSQRAGVDSAERADAQRYQTVYASAPGAVAAPTAGLHFTPELLATLAAGGVKTAEITLHVGLGTFAPIEVEDLSQHRLHSEYFEASPGALSALHAARGGGGRIVAVGTTSCRTLETLARRGDPPPGAPREPLGGWTDLFIRPPFEFRLVEVLLTNFHLPGSSLVALVMAFAGESLIRQAYQAAIAERYRFYSYGDAMLVV; from the coding sequence ATGCACCTTCGCGACCTGCACTACGACCTGCCGCCGGAGCTGATCGCCCAGCAGCCGCTCGAGCCGCGCGACGCCTCGCGCCTGCTCGTCGTGCATCGCGCCTCCGGCCGCCTGGAGCATCGCCGTTTCCGCGACGTCGCCGAGTTTCTCCGCCCCGGCGACTGCCTCGTTCTGAACAACACGCGCGTCATCCCGGCGCGCTTCTTTGCCCGCAGAGCCAGCGGCGGACGCGTCGAAGGGCTCTTTCTCAGAAAGTCCGAAGGCGACGGCTGGCGTGCGCTGCTTAAGCCCGCCGCGCGCATTCGCGTTGGCGAGTCACTCGTGGCCGAGGGCGCCGATGTTCGTCTTCGCGTCGTGGAGCGTCACGACCGAGGTGAATTTGCCCTGACTAACGATCCGCCCGCCGACCCGATCGCGCTGCTCGCCGAGATCGGCCGCACCCCGCTGCCGCCCTACATCCGTCGTGACCATTCGCAACGCGCCGGCGTCGACTCGGCCGAGCGGGCGGACGCGCAGCGCTACCAGACGGTCTACGCCAGCGCCCCCGGCGCGGTCGCCGCCCCGACTGCCGGGCTGCATTTCACGCCCGAGCTGCTCGCGACGCTCGCCGCCGGCGGCGTGAAGACGGCCGAGATCACGCTGCACGTCGGCCTGGGCACGTTCGCGCCGATCGAGGTTGAGGACCTCTCGCAGCATCGCCTGCACAGCGAATATTTCGAGGCCTCGCCCGGCGCTCTGTCGGCCCTGCACGCGGCCCGCGGCGGCGGCGGGAGAATCGTCGCCGTCGGGACCACCTCATGCCGCACGCTCGAAACGCTGGCGCGCCGCGGCGACCCGCCGCCGGGCGCGCCGCGGGAGCCGCTCGGCGGCTGGACCGACCTGTTCATCCGGCCGCCCTTCGAATTCCGCCTGGTCGAAGTGCTGCTGACGAATTTCCATCTTCCAGGCAGCTCGCTCGTCGCGCTCGTGATGGCCTTCGCCGGCGAGTCGCTCATCCGCCAAGCCTACCAGGCGGCGATCGCCGAGCGGTATCGGTTCTACAGTTATGGCGACGCGATGCTGGTTGTGTAG
- the prkC_3 gene encoding Serine/threonine-protein kinase PrkC: MSADRFSRVMELFQQACRLAGEERARFLDQECPNDATLRSEVENLLAHDAKGRGPFRTDAAGGGAALLARALATDAAATDDMPAQIGTYRILRKIGAGGMGAVYEAEQQSPRRTVAIKVIRPELASPALLRRFEQEAQVLGRLQHPGIAQIFEAGAADTPRGPQMFLAMELIRGETLLEHANRATPPLDTRQRLALLARVCDAVQHAHQRGVIHRDLKPSNILVTPEEPLEATGIAETHRAGAASGVDSTLGSRDASLAHVGQPKILDFGVARATDSDLQITTVQTGVGQLVGTLPYMSPEQVSGDPAEIDTRSDVYALGVILYQLLTGKLPHDLSNRSVADAVRVIQAEPPTRLGTFSRLFKGEVETIVFKALEKNKTRRYQSAAELGADLRRYLAGLPIEAKRDSNWYVLQKTLRRYRQLTAAGALLVVLALVSSVWLAILYNRSETNARIARDQSDAARKATDKAVEEADRARQATAQAVAAREQAEHEATKAKQINRVLRRIFQGADPRVSRGKDPTVRELLNNFGGIVLAELESQPDIRAAVVGTLGQTYSSLGDYERALSLLREQYDYHKSVASEETADLLADAASSLASALGALGRWDESEILTREALKIHRKTRGEESQTVAWDIHCLGVVLQYKGDLAAAEPLLRESLAYLRERKPDPGMPLENEQSLLADAIEGLAVLLYQKQKFDEAEPLAREALQIAREKLGEDHPDTAEIWNTVGSIVRIRGDLAQAGECYSNALRIIRKARGDEHIETAAAAANLALVYYNTGKYAEAAELYRQASEIRRVKTPGEIQLAESLSGWGASLSYIGKAAEGEPLLREALDLRHKTLPPGDGRVALTASNLGMCLTALEKYEEAEALLVEAFPILRKTRGDKHRGTRDTLERIIKLYEAWNRPEELEKYKAIRAELDEAK; the protein is encoded by the coding sequence ATGTCCGCTGACCGTTTCTCACGGGTGATGGAGCTTTTTCAGCAGGCCTGCCGGCTGGCGGGCGAAGAGCGTGCTCGTTTTCTCGACCAGGAATGTCCCAACGATGCGACCCTTCGCAGCGAAGTCGAGAACCTGCTCGCCCATGACGCCAAGGGCCGCGGCCCCTTTCGCACCGACGCCGCCGGCGGCGGGGCCGCCCTGCTGGCCCGGGCGCTGGCGACCGACGCCGCCGCCACCGACGACATGCCGGCCCAGATCGGCACCTACCGCATCCTCCGCAAAATCGGCGCCGGCGGCATGGGCGCCGTCTATGAAGCGGAGCAGCAGTCGCCGCGGCGGACCGTCGCTATCAAAGTGATCCGCCCGGAACTCGCGTCGCCGGCCCTGCTGCGACGCTTCGAGCAGGAAGCGCAGGTGCTCGGACGGCTCCAGCATCCCGGCATCGCCCAGATTTTCGAAGCCGGCGCCGCCGACACGCCCCGCGGGCCGCAGATGTTCCTGGCGATGGAACTCATCCGCGGCGAGACGCTCCTGGAGCACGCCAACCGCGCCACGCCGCCGCTGGATACGCGGCAGCGCCTGGCGCTCCTGGCGCGCGTCTGCGACGCCGTGCAGCACGCCCATCAGCGCGGCGTGATCCACCGTGACCTGAAACCCAGCAACATCCTGGTGACGCCGGAGGAGCCTCTGGAAGCCACCGGGATCGCCGAAACCCATCGAGCCGGCGCCGCCTCGGGCGTCGATTCGACGCTGGGATCGCGCGACGCTTCGCTGGCGCACGTTGGGCAGCCGAAGATTCTGGATTTCGGCGTCGCCCGCGCGACCGACTCGGATCTCCAGATCACGACCGTTCAAACCGGAGTGGGGCAGCTCGTCGGCACGCTGCCTTACATGAGCCCGGAGCAGGTCTCCGGCGATCCGGCGGAAATCGACACGCGCAGCGACGTGTACGCGCTGGGCGTGATTCTCTACCAGCTTCTCACCGGCAAGCTCCCGCACGACCTGTCGAACCGCTCGGTCGCCGACGCGGTGCGCGTCATTCAGGCCGAGCCGCCGACGCGCCTGGGCACGTTCAGCCGCCTCTTCAAGGGCGAGGTGGAGACAATCGTCTTCAAGGCGCTGGAGAAGAACAAGACCCGCCGCTACCAGTCGGCGGCGGAACTGGGGGCCGACCTGCGGCGCTACCTGGCCGGCCTGCCGATCGAGGCCAAGCGCGACAGCAACTGGTACGTGCTGCAGAAGACGCTGCGGCGCTATCGCCAACTCACGGCGGCCGGGGCGCTGCTGGTCGTGCTCGCGCTGGTGTCGAGCGTCTGGCTGGCGATTCTCTACAACCGTTCGGAGACGAACGCCCGCATCGCCCGCGACCAGAGCGACGCGGCCCGCAAGGCGACCGACAAGGCTGTCGAGGAAGCGGACCGCGCCCGCCAGGCGACCGCGCAGGCCGTGGCCGCGCGCGAGCAGGCCGAGCACGAGGCGACGAAGGCCAAGCAGATCAACCGCGTGCTGCGGCGCATCTTCCAGGGGGCCGACCCGCGCGTCTCGCGCGGTAAGGACCCGACCGTTCGGGAACTGCTCAACAACTTCGGCGGCATCGTCCTGGCCGAGCTCGAATCCCAGCCGGATATCCGGGCGGCGGTGGTCGGCACGCTGGGCCAGACCTACTCGAGCCTGGGCGATTATGAGCGCGCCCTGTCGCTGCTGCGCGAGCAGTACGACTACCACAAGAGCGTCGCGAGCGAGGAGACGGCCGACCTGCTGGCCGACGCGGCGTCGTCGCTCGCTTCGGCCCTGGGCGCGCTGGGGCGTTGGGACGAGTCCGAAATCCTCACGCGCGAGGCGCTGAAAATTCACCGCAAGACGCGCGGAGAGGAGAGCCAGACCGTCGCCTGGGATATCCACTGCCTGGGAGTCGTCCTCCAGTACAAGGGCGACCTGGCCGCGGCGGAACCTCTGCTGCGCGAATCGCTGGCTTACCTTCGCGAGCGGAAACCCGATCCTGGGATGCCGCTGGAAAACGAGCAATCGCTCCTGGCCGATGCAATCGAAGGACTTGCGGTCCTCCTGTACCAGAAACAGAAGTTCGACGAGGCCGAACCGCTGGCGCGCGAGGCGCTGCAGATCGCGCGCGAGAAGCTCGGCGAAGACCATCCGGACACCGCGGAGATCTGGAACACGGTCGGGTCGATCGTCCGCATCCGCGGTGACCTGGCCCAGGCCGGCGAGTGCTACAGCAACGCCCTGCGGATCATCCGCAAGGCCCGCGGCGACGAGCACATCGAGACCGCGGCGGCCGCCGCCAACCTGGCGCTGGTCTACTACAACACCGGCAAGTATGCCGAGGCGGCCGAGCTTTATCGCCAGGCGAGCGAAATCCGCCGCGTGAAGACGCCGGGCGAGATTCAACTGGCCGAGTCGCTCTCCGGCTGGGGAGCGTCGCTGAGCTATATCGGAAAAGCAGCCGAGGGCGAGCCGCTGCTCCGCGAGGCGCTGGACCTCCGGCACAAGACGCTTCCGCCGGGCGACGGGCGGGTGGCGCTCACGGCCAGCAACCTGGGGATGTGCCTGACGGCGCTGGAGAAGTACGAGGAAGCCGAGGCGCTGCTGGTGGAGGCGTTCCCAATCCTGAGAAAGACCCGCGGCGACAAGCACCGCGGCACGCGCGACACGCTGGAGCGGATCATCAAGCTGTACGAGGCATGGAACCGGCCGGAGGAGCTGGAGAAGTACAAGGCCATCCGCGCCGAGCTTGATGAGGCGAAGTGA
- a CDS encoding RNA polymerase sigma factor, with amino-acid sequence MSSTQSEADDASVHMPVSHEATAVLAAIRGGDPAAAEKLLPLVYDELRALAGGFFRRQRSDHTLQPTALVHEAFVRMIDATSAAWNDRAHFFAIAATAMRQILTDHARRKKAAKRGGDWDKVAVETISAPSDGENIDVVALDEALTRLGQLDARKHRVVELRFFGGLTVDEIADVLGMSKTTIESEWRAARAWLSAELSR; translated from the coding sequence ATGAGTTCGACGCAGAGTGAGGCCGACGACGCCAGCGTTCATATGCCCGTTTCGCATGAAGCCACAGCAGTCCTTGCAGCGATTCGCGGCGGCGATCCGGCCGCCGCGGAGAAGCTGTTGCCGCTGGTTTACGATGAGCTTCGCGCGCTGGCCGGCGGTTTTTTTCGCCGGCAGCGGTCCGACCACACGCTCCAACCCACGGCGCTGGTGCACGAGGCGTTCGTTCGCATGATCGACGCGACCAGCGCCGCGTGGAACGACCGGGCGCACTTCTTCGCGATCGCCGCCACCGCCATGCGCCAGATTCTGACGGATCATGCGCGGCGCAAGAAAGCGGCCAAGCGCGGCGGAGACTGGGACAAGGTCGCCGTGGAGACGATCAGCGCGCCCAGCGACGGCGAGAATATCGACGTGGTCGCGCTGGACGAAGCGCTGACGCGCCTGGGGCAGCTCGACGCGCGAAAGCACCGCGTCGTGGAATTGCGTTTCTTCGGCGGTCTCACGGTGGACGAGATCGCCGACGTCCTGGGCATGTCCAAGACGACCATCGAGAGCGAGTGGCGCGCCGCGCGGGCCTGGCTGAGCGCGGAATTGAGCAGGTAG
- the alaS gene encoding Alanine--tRNA ligase: MRSASQIRQEFIDFFVERGHRFVPSSPVVPLDDPTLLFTNAGMNQFKDVFLGAGERDYRRAANTQKCIRAGGKHNDLDDVGHDTYHHTFFEMLGNWSFGDYFKKEAIEWAWTLLTKVWGIDGSRLHATYFQGDADEGLEPDLEAKQLWASVTDIDRSHIHPGNKKDNFWEMGDTGPCGPCSEIHIDLTPDKSGAALVNGGDPRVIEIWNLVFIQFNRVPGGKLTILPSKHVDTGMGFERVTAVLQGKRSNYDTDVFAPLFQAVREVTRAPAYTGLLESDNGDRTQTLIDVAYRVVADHARTLTFALTDGALPDKEGRGYVLRRILRRAVRYGWQYLNMHEPFVHRLVPAVVQTMGAAFPELTQDPGRVAEVLRDEEESFGRTLERGLALFEEAAAHARRDHRGEIQGLDAFRLHDTFGFPIDLTQIMAQEKGLQVDIGEYERLMDEARERARAGGKSAERWFEQSPFTDTATLRTKFVGYHELTHEARVVLSARWSEGWHYDGLRSGDEGALILDETPFYAEMGGQVGDVGVVRGRDGDWEFLVEATRRSGDAYVHYGRVASGEIAALGAAEGPRTRGGRPGRTVLAEGVVQHETRHRVMRNHTATHVLNWALRETLGDGVNQRGSLVDSEKTRFDFSHNKPVAAEDIEKIESLTNEQVEKSLQVYAKEVPLAQAQKLLGVRAVFGEKYPDPVRVVSIGKPVDLLLHNPENPEWSGVSIEFCGGTHVPSTSHIGRFVLISEEGVAKGVRRVVGVSGDAADEAVQMGRMLLRRADQIRGGPRDQLAAGLSELQTSLTNAVIPLRDRFRLRDQMGELQEMMKKEKKAASAGATGLVNERVFELLSDALQVGSTSVVVGEMPDVPAEQLKRGADLVKAKCGSAAILFAIRTADGRATLLAAMSDDLNKRGLRAGDLVKAVAPMIEGGGGGPATMAQAGGKNPHKISDVLAAGRTWIEEKLRAS; this comes from the coding sequence ATGCGATCGGCTTCCCAGATTCGGCAGGAATTCATCGACTTTTTCGTCGAGCGCGGGCACCGCTTCGTCCCCAGTTCGCCGGTCGTGCCTCTGGACGACCCGACGCTGCTCTTCACCAACGCCGGGATGAACCAGTTCAAGGACGTGTTTCTGGGGGCGGGCGAGCGCGACTATCGGCGAGCCGCCAACACGCAGAAGTGCATCCGCGCCGGGGGCAAACACAATGACCTCGACGACGTCGGCCACGACACGTATCACCACACGTTCTTCGAGATGCTCGGCAACTGGTCCTTCGGCGACTACTTCAAGAAGGAGGCGATCGAGTGGGCCTGGACATTGCTGACGAAGGTTTGGGGCATTGACGGCTCGCGGCTGCACGCGACCTACTTTCAGGGCGACGCCGATGAGGGGCTTGAGCCGGACCTGGAAGCCAAGCAGCTTTGGGCGAGCGTGACGGACATTGACCGGTCGCACATTCACCCCGGCAACAAGAAGGACAACTTCTGGGAGATGGGCGACACGGGGCCGTGCGGGCCGTGCAGCGAAATCCACATCGACCTGACGCCTGACAAGAGCGGCGCGGCGCTGGTCAACGGCGGCGATCCGCGCGTCATCGAAATCTGGAACCTGGTTTTCATTCAGTTCAACCGCGTTCCGGGCGGCAAGTTGACGATTCTGCCCTCCAAGCACGTCGACACGGGCATGGGCTTCGAGCGCGTCACCGCCGTTCTGCAAGGCAAACGCAGCAACTATGACACGGACGTGTTCGCGCCGCTCTTTCAGGCCGTTCGCGAAGTGACCCGCGCCCCGGCCTACACCGGACTGCTGGAGAGCGACAACGGCGACCGGACACAGACGCTCATCGACGTGGCGTATCGCGTCGTAGCCGATCACGCTCGCACGCTGACTTTCGCGCTCACGGACGGGGCGCTGCCCGACAAGGAGGGCCGCGGCTACGTCCTGCGGCGGATTCTGCGGCGGGCGGTGCGTTATGGCTGGCAATATCTGAACATGCATGAGCCGTTCGTGCATCGACTCGTGCCGGCGGTGGTTCAGACCATGGGGGCGGCGTTCCCGGAACTGACGCAGGACCCGGGCCGCGTGGCCGAGGTGCTGCGCGACGAGGAGGAGTCGTTCGGGCGCACGCTCGAGCGCGGCCTGGCGCTGTTCGAAGAAGCCGCGGCCCACGCGCGCCGCGATCACCGCGGCGAGATTCAGGGGTTGGACGCCTTTCGGCTGCATGACACGTTTGGCTTCCCGATCGACCTGACGCAGATCATGGCCCAGGAAAAAGGGCTGCAGGTCGACATCGGCGAGTATGAGCGGCTGATGGACGAGGCGCGCGAGCGGGCCCGCGCCGGCGGCAAGAGCGCCGAGCGCTGGTTTGAGCAGTCGCCTTTCACCGATACCGCGACGCTGCGGACCAAGTTTGTCGGCTATCACGAGCTGACGCACGAGGCCCGCGTCGTGCTCAGCGCCCGCTGGTCGGAAGGCTGGCACTACGACGGCCTGCGCAGCGGCGACGAGGGCGCGCTGATCCTCGACGAGACGCCCTTCTACGCCGAAATGGGCGGACAGGTCGGCGACGTGGGCGTCGTCCGCGGGCGCGACGGCGACTGGGAATTCCTCGTCGAGGCGACGCGCAGGAGCGGCGACGCCTACGTGCACTACGGCCGCGTCGCCTCCGGCGAAATCGCGGCGCTGGGCGCCGCCGAAGGGCCGCGCACCCGCGGCGGGCGGCCCGGACGAACCGTGCTGGCCGAGGGCGTCGTGCAGCACGAAACGCGGCATCGCGTCATGCGCAACCACACCGCCACGCACGTGCTGAACTGGGCCCTGCGCGAGACGCTGGGCGACGGCGTGAACCAGCGCGGCTCGCTGGTGGATTCTGAAAAGACGCGCTTTGATTTCTCACACAACAAGCCGGTCGCGGCTGAAGACATCGAAAAGATCGAGTCGCTCACCAACGAGCAGGTCGAGAAGAGCCTCCAGGTTTACGCCAAGGAAGTTCCTCTGGCGCAGGCCCAGAAGCTTCTGGGCGTGCGGGCCGTCTTCGGCGAGAAATATCCCGACCCGGTGCGCGTCGTCTCGATCGGCAAGCCGGTCGATCTGCTGCTGCACAACCCCGAGAACCCGGAATGGTCCGGCGTCTCGATCGAGTTCTGCGGCGGGACGCACGTTCCCTCGACCAGCCACATCGGCCGATTCGTCCTGATTTCGGAAGAGGGCGTGGCCAAGGGCGTGCGGCGCGTGGTGGGCGTGAGCGGCGACGCGGCCGATGAAGCCGTGCAGATGGGGCGAATGCTCCTGCGGCGGGCGGACCAGATTCGCGGCGGCCCGCGCGACCAGCTCGCGGCCGGGCTGTCCGAGCTGCAGACGTCGCTCACGAACGCGGTCATTCCGCTGCGCGACCGCTTCCGCCTGCGCGACCAGATGGGCGAGCTGCAGGAGATGATGAAGAAAGAGAAGAAAGCGGCGTCAGCCGGAGCGACCGGGCTGGTGAACGAGCGCGTGTTCGAGCTGTTGTCGGACGCTCTTCAGGTCGGATCGACGTCGGTCGTGGTCGGCGAAATGCCGGACGTGCCCGCCGAGCAGCTCAAGCGCGGCGCGGACCTGGTGAAGGCCAAGTGCGGGTCGGCGGCGATCCTCTTCGCCATTCGCACCGCCGATGGGCGGGCGACGCTGCTGGCGGCGATGAGCGACGACCTGAACAAGCGCGGCCTGCGGGCCGGGGACCTGGTCAAGGCGGTGGCGCCGATGATTGAGGGCGGCGGCGGCGGCCCGGCGACGATGGCGCAGGCCGGCGGCAAGAACCCGCACAAGATCAGCGACGTCCTCGCGGCCGGACGGACGTGGATTGAAGAGAAGCTGAGAGCGTCGTAG